A window of Candidatus Dormiibacterota bacterium genomic DNA:
CGTCGCCCACCTCTTGCCGATGCAGGACGACCTCGTCGAGCGGCTGCGTTCGACCGGGCGTCTCGAGTGGGTGCGCGAGGAGTGCGCGTTGCTCGGTCAGTTCGAGCGCTATCGCATCGACGAACGACGCGCCTATCTGCGCATGCCGGGAGCCTCGCGAATGAGCCGGCGCGAGCTCGCTGCGTTGCGCGCGATCGTGAAGCTGCGCGATCGGGCTGCGAGGCGGCGAGACGTCCCGCCGCGCTACATCATTCCCGATGACGTCGTTGCGGGGTTGGCGACGCTGCGACCTACGAGCCCCGACGACCTCGCGCAACTGCGTCGTCTGGATGCGGCTGCGCGCCGGCAGTACGGCGCCGCGATTCTCGAGGCCGTTGCCGAGGCGGAGGCGCTGCCGGAGGACGAACTTCCCGAACGGCCGAGTCGTCCGCTCGGAATCGCGCGCGACACGCTCGCTTCGCTCATGAGCATCGTGATCGGCGAGATTGCGCGACAACACGATCTCGCGCCGAGTCTTCTCGTTCCCCGCGCGTCGCTCGAACGTGTATCGCGCGAGTTGCCGCACGACCCGCGCGCTCTGGAAGAGGCGCTCGATCTCTCGCCGTGGCGATTGGAGCTCGTCGCGCAACCGCTGCAACGACTGCTATGGGGCGAGGCCTCGATTGCCGTCGAAGGCTACGCCGACGGTGACCCGAACATACGAGTGCGATGATCGAACGAGCAGGAAGTTTTGACGCAGGCGCAACGCTGACGGTCGGAGACCGAAGCTATCGCTACTTTCGCTTGGGGGCGCTCGAAGAAGCGGGGCTGACGAACCTCGCGCGGCTGCCGTATTCGATCAAAATTCTGCTCGAGAATCTGCTGCGATGCGAAGACGGGCGCACGGTCAAACGCGACGACGTCGAAGCGCTGGCGCGTTGGTCTCCGACGCCGCCGGAGCGGGAAATTGCATTTCGCCCGGCGCGCGTTCTGCTGCAAGATTTCACCGGCGTCCCATGCGTCGTCGATTTGGCTGCGATGCGCGACGCCATTTCGGCGATGGGCGGAGACGCGAAGACGATCAACCCGCTGCAGCCGGTCGAGCTCGTGATAGACCACTCCGTGCAAGTCGACTTCTTCCGCGGTCCCGAAGCGTTCGCAAAGAACGCCGCGCTGGAGCTCGAGCGCAATCGCGAGCGTTACGCATTTCTTAAGTGGGGCCAAGCAGCGCTATCGGGTTTTCGCGTCGTACCGCCCGACACCGGCATCGTGCACCAGGTCAACATCGAGTATCTCGCGCGTGTGGTCTTCGGTGGAGGCGGCGGCGGGCTCGCGGCGGATCCTTCGGGGGCGCTCGCCTATCCCGACACGCTCGTCGGCACCGATTCGCACACGACGATGGTCGATGGGCTCGGCGTGCTTGCGTGGGGCGTAGGCGGCATTGAGGCCGAAGCGGCGATGCTCGGCCAGCCGGTCACCATGCTGATTCCGCAGGTCGTCGGCGTGCGGCTCGCAGGAGCCTTGCGCGAGGGCGTCACTGCGACGGACCTCGTGCTCACGGTAACGCAGATGCTGCGCAAGCGCGGCGTCGTCGGGAAGTTCGTCGAGTTCTTCGGGAAAGGGCTGAGCGCGATGCCCGTCGCGGACCGCGTCACGATCGGGAACATGTCCCCCGAGTTCGGATGCACGGTCTCGATGTTCCCGATCGACGATCGCACGCTCGAATACCTGCGCTTCACGGGCCGCGCGTCCGAGCACGTGGCGCTCGTCGAAGCGTACGCGAAAGCGCAGAGCCTTTTCCGCACCGATGCGACGCCGGATCCGCACTATAGCGACGTGCTGGAGCTCGACTTGAGCACGGTAGAGCCGAACATCGCCGGCCCGCGCCGGCCGCAGGATCGCGTGCCGCTGCGCGACGCGAAGAGCACCTTCGTGGCCGCGATGAGCGAATGGGCGAAAGCGCGCGACGGCAACGGCAATGCGGTGCGAAGGTTCGAGAGCGAGGGCGGCGGGCAAACCGCCGCCATCGGGGATATCGAAGCCGACGCCGACGGGCAGAGCGTGCCCGATGCCGCGGCAAAGGACGTCTCCGACGGCGCCGTCGTGATCGCCGCGATCACCAGCTGCACGAACACTTCCAATCCCTCGGTGCTGATCGGTGCCGGGCTTCTCGCGCGCAACGCCGTCGAGCGCGGCTTGCAGACGAAGCCGTGGGTCAAGACTTCGCTCGCACCGGGATCGCAAGTCGTCACCGACTACCTCGTGAAAGCAGATTTACAGCGTCACCTGGACACGCTCGGCTTCGATCTCGTCGGCTATGGGTGTACGACGTGCATCGGCAACTCGGGCCCACTACCCGCCGAAGTCGCCGACACCGTCGAGGAGCACGACCTCATCGTTGCAGCGGTACTTTCGGGCAACCGGAACTTCGAGGGGCGCATCCACCCGCAGGTACGCGCGAACTACCTTGCGTCGCCGCCGCTCGTCGTCGCGTATGCGCTCGCGGGGCGCATGGACGTCGATCTCACGTCGGAGCCGTTGGGCATCGGGAGGGAAGGGCCGGTGTACTTGCGCGACATCTGGCCGAGCAACGAAGAGATCGCGCAGACCGTGACGGCCTGCATTACCGACCAGATGTTCAAGCGGCGCTATGCCGACGTCTTCAAGGGAGACGAGAACTGGGCGAATATCGCCGTGGGCAAGAGCGAGCGCTTTTCATGGGATCCGAAGTCCGAGTACGTGAAGCGGCCGCCGTATTTCGACGGCATGCAAGCCGAGCCGCCCGCAACCGCCGACGTCAGAAATGCGCGCGTCTTAGCGATGCTCGGGGATTCGGTAACGACGGACCACATCTCGCCCGCGGGAAACATTGCACGCAACAGTCCTGCCGGCACGTATCTCATGGAGCGAGGAGTCGAACAGAAGGACTTCAACTCGTACGGAGCGCGGCGCGGCAACCACGAAGTGATGGTCCGCGGTACCTTTGCCAACGTGCGATTGCGCAATCTGCTCGTGCCGGGCGTCGAAGGCGGCATGACGCGCTACCTGCCGACCGGCGAGCAGATGACGATCTACGACGCAGCGATGAAATACCGCGCAGGCAGCACGCCGCTCGTCGTGCTGGCGGGAAAGGAGTACGGCTCGGGATCGTCGCGAGACTGGGCGGCGAAAGGCCCCTATCTGCTCGGCATCAAGGCCGTCATCGCCGAGTCGTTCGAGCGCATCCATCGTAGCAATCTTATCGGTATGGGGATTCTTCCGCTCGAATATCTCGAGGGCGCGAACCGCGAGGCGTACGGCCTCACCGGAGAGGAGCTCTACGACGTTACCGGCATCGAGCGCGGCATCTCACCGCGCATGACCGTAAACGTCACCGCGACGCATCCACACAGCGGTCAATCGTGCACGTTCGACGTCCGGCTGCGCATCGATACTCCCGACGAAGCCGAGTACTACCGCCACGGCGGGATCTTGCAGTACATGCTCCGGCAACTCATGAGCCGGCGGTGATTCGGTAGCGCTCTTTGCAAACGCGCTTGCAAATATCGGTGCGTCGCGCAAACCCTTTCGCCACATGCCTTTGCGGAGCATCGGCCGATGCACGGCAGGTGCGGGCTACATCGGGCGTCATGACCCGGTGGGCCGGCGCGGAGCCGAACTGTCCTGTCGGCATTATATAGCCTACAGCGCGGGGGTACTAGCTGCAGCCGGCGCTTCGGCCCGCTGCCTGATAATGTGCGGTGTCACCACGATGTAGAGATTGGTGCGCGCGGTCGAATCGTGCCGCACGCGAAACAATCCACCGATGATCGGCAGGTCGCCCAGGATCGGGAGCTTGGACATGTTCCTTATCTCGTTGTCCTGCAGCAACCCGGCGATCACGAATGGGCTGCCGTCGCGCACCAGCGCCTCCGTGCTCGCTCGGCGCAAACTTATTTGGGGCACATTGCCCTCGGGCGTCGGAACGTATGCAGCGACGCTCGAAACCTCCGCGTAAATATAGGAGAGAACCTGATTGTCTCCGCTGATCCGCGGTAGTATCTGGAGGTTGATTCCGACGGTTACATACGTTGTCGAGACCTGCGTTATTGCCGTGGAACCGGGGTAGATGGTGGACTGAATGATTGGAATCGCATCGCCCGCAAGGATTTGGGCGGGCGTTCCGTCGAGCGCGAGGATCCGCGGCGTCGCGAGAATCCTGCCGCCGCCGTGGGCGATAGTCGCGTACAGCTGACCTTCGAGCGATACGGCGGTCTGCGTGTTCCCGGTGCCGCTGGTCAAGGCACCGGCGGTGTTTCCAAGCACTACGCTTGCCTGGGCAATGGGACCGCCTGCGCCGGCCGCTAGATCGAGTCCGAGGTCGTGTGCCGATGACTCGGTTAGCTCGACGATCTGGCAATCGAGCATCACGCTGTCCAGCGGGACATCGATCTGAGAGACCAGCGCTTTTATCAATGCGATCTCATCGGGTGGCCCAGATAGGATGAGCGCATTGAGGCGGCGGTCGACGGCGATCGTGTCTGTGACGCGTTCGGCAGGGGCCGATGCGGCAGCCCCGACCGACATATCGTTTGCCCCGGTCGCTCCTCCCATTCCCAAGCCCGAAGTCGGCAGCGAGAACATCGAGCCCGAGGGGTGAAAATTGTCGGTCGGCTGCAGTTGTTGTCCCTGCACCAGGATGTCGGCGATTTCACTGACGTCGGCGTACTTCAGCGGAATCACCGTATAGCTCGACGCGGCTACAGGCGCAGCGGGACCCGCCGGCACCGCTGCCCGCGCTACGGCCCTGGGTTGCGAGCCGATGAGCAACACGAGCGCCGATGGAAGGGCTTGAGTCGTGACGGGCTCAGCGCCGGTAAGCCGAAA
This region includes:
- a CDS encoding HRDC domain-containing protein; this encodes MTGVTMIASAQALDALCPRIRDARRVALDTEFHAERTYSPRLMVVQLAFEDGVAIVDPIAVAHLQPLAEALAQTEVVGHALSSDLKIFADRFDCVPERVFDTQVAAAFLGYGMQVSLAELVRDLRNVRLAKSQTVSDWGTRPLSPRQIEYLVDDVAHLLPMQDDLVERLRSTGRLEWVREECALLGQFERYRIDERRAYLRMPGASRMSRRELAALRAIVKLRDRAARRRDVPPRYIIPDDVVAGLATLRPTSPDDLAQLRRLDAAARRQYGAAILEAVAEAEALPEDELPERPSRPLGIARDTLASLMSIVIGEIARQHDLAPSLLVPRASLERVSRELPHDPRALEEALDLSPWRLELVAQPLQRLLWGEASIAVEGYADGDPNIRVR
- the acnA gene encoding aconitate hydratase AcnA, with amino-acid sequence MIERAGSFDAGATLTVGDRSYRYFRLGALEEAGLTNLARLPYSIKILLENLLRCEDGRTVKRDDVEALARWSPTPPEREIAFRPARVLLQDFTGVPCVVDLAAMRDAISAMGGDAKTINPLQPVELVIDHSVQVDFFRGPEAFAKNAALELERNRERYAFLKWGQAALSGFRVVPPDTGIVHQVNIEYLARVVFGGGGGGLAADPSGALAYPDTLVGTDSHTTMVDGLGVLAWGVGGIEAEAAMLGQPVTMLIPQVVGVRLAGALREGVTATDLVLTVTQMLRKRGVVGKFVEFFGKGLSAMPVADRVTIGNMSPEFGCTVSMFPIDDRTLEYLRFTGRASEHVALVEAYAKAQSLFRTDATPDPHYSDVLELDLSTVEPNIAGPRRPQDRVPLRDAKSTFVAAMSEWAKARDGNGNAVRRFESEGGGQTAAIGDIEADADGQSVPDAAAKDVSDGAVVIAAITSCTNTSNPSVLIGAGLLARNAVERGLQTKPWVKTSLAPGSQVVTDYLVKADLQRHLDTLGFDLVGYGCTTCIGNSGPLPAEVADTVEEHDLIVAAVLSGNRNFEGRIHPQVRANYLASPPLVVAYALAGRMDVDLTSEPLGIGREGPVYLRDIWPSNEEIAQTVTACITDQMFKRRYADVFKGDENWANIAVGKSERFSWDPKSEYVKRPPYFDGMQAEPPATADVRNARVLAMLGDSVTTDHISPAGNIARNSPAGTYLMERGVEQKDFNSYGARRGNHEVMVRGTFANVRLRNLLVPGVEGGMTRYLPTGEQMTIYDAAMKYRAGSTPLVVLAGKEYGSGSSRDWAAKGPYLLGIKAVIAESFERIHRSNLIGMGILPLEYLEGANREAYGLTGEELYDVTGIERGISPRMTVNVTATHPHSGQSCTFDVRLRIDTPDEAEYYRHGGILQYMLRQLMSRR
- a CDS encoding secretin N-terminal domain-containing protein; this translates as MPAQLRAWALRWGQAACATVTMAFLASGAADARAILSFVQETASVGSARVVMFFPGGVPAGWHMEGSGTDSVTAVLPETAKGIDFTSAPAIRSSPVESIAIASANRALRVSFRLTGAEPVTTQALPSALVLLIGSQPRAVARAAVPAGPAAPVAASSYTVIPLKYADVSEIADILVQGQQLQPTDNFHPSGSMFSLPTSGLGMGGATGANDMSVGAAASAPAERVTDTIAVDRRLNALILSGPPDEIALIKALVSQIDVPLDSVMLDCQIVELTESSAHDLGLDLAAGAGGPIAQASVVLGNTAGALTSGTGNTQTAVSLEGQLYATIAHGGGRILATPRILALDGTPAQILAGDAIPIIQSTIYPGSTAITQVSTTYVTVGINLQILPRISGDNQVLSYIYAEVSSVAAYVPTPEGNVPQISLRRASTEALVRDGSPFVIAGLLQDNEIRNMSKLPILGDLPIIGGLFRVRHDSTARTNLYIVVTPHIIRQRAEAPAAASTPAL